One genomic region from Streptomyces venezuelae encodes:
- a CDS encoding energy-coupling factor ABC transporter permease, producing the protein MHVPDGFINAPVSAVAGVAAAGAVAVSLRGARRELDERTAPLAGLVAAFIFAVQMLNFPVATGTSGHLLGGALAAILVGPWTGVLCVAVVLLMQGILFADGGLTALGVNITVMGVVTVVVAYALFRGLVLVLPRTRRSVTAASFVAALVSVPASAAAFTLLYAIGGTTDVPISKVMTAMVGVHFLIGIGEGVITMLTVGAVIAVRPDLIFGARGLTAPLKLRVGGELVDAATPAATPAAAPAGSPKKLWIGGVVTALVLAGFVSFYASASPDGLEKVAADKGFDAKAEEHAAADSPLADYGIKDVDNARLSGGLAGVIGVGVTLAVGTGAFWVVRRRRTSQEAAAA; encoded by the coding sequence GTGCATGTACCTGACGGATTCATCAATGCCCCCGTGTCGGCCGTGGCCGGCGTCGCCGCCGCCGGCGCCGTCGCCGTGAGCCTGCGCGGGGCCCGCCGCGAGCTCGACGAACGCACCGCGCCGCTCGCGGGTCTCGTCGCGGCCTTCATCTTCGCCGTGCAGATGCTGAACTTCCCGGTCGCCACCGGGACCAGCGGACACCTGCTCGGCGGCGCGCTCGCCGCGATACTCGTCGGCCCCTGGACCGGTGTCCTGTGCGTCGCCGTCGTCCTGCTGATGCAGGGCATCCTCTTCGCCGACGGAGGCCTCACCGCCCTCGGCGTGAACATCACCGTCATGGGCGTCGTCACGGTCGTCGTCGCGTACGCGCTCTTCCGCGGCCTCGTCCTCGTCCTGCCGCGCACCCGCCGCTCGGTGACCGCGGCCTCCTTCGTCGCCGCGCTCGTCTCCGTACCGGCGTCGGCCGCCGCCTTCACCCTGCTCTACGCGATCGGCGGCACCACCGACGTACCGATCTCCAAGGTCATGACGGCCATGGTCGGCGTGCACTTCCTCATCGGCATCGGCGAGGGGGTCATCACCATGCTGACCGTCGGCGCGGTCATCGCCGTCCGCCCCGACCTGATCTTCGGCGCCCGGGGCCTGACCGCCCCGCTCAAGCTCCGGGTCGGCGGCGAGCTGGTCGACGCGGCCACCCCGGCGGCCACTCCCGCGGCCGCCCCCGCGGGCTCCCCGAAGAAGCTGTGGATCGGCGGCGTCGTCACCGCGCTCGTCCTCGCCGGCTTCGTCTCCTTCTACGCCTCCGCCAGCCCCGACGGCCTGGAGAAGGTCGCCGCCGACAAGGGCTTCGACGCCAAGGCCGAGGAGCACGCCGCCGCGGACTCGCCGCTCGCCGACTACGGCATCAAGGACGTCGACAACGCCCGCCTCTCCGGCGGCCTGGCCGGCGTCATCGGCGTCGGCGTGACCCTCGCCGTCGGCACGGGCGCCTTCTGGGTGGTCCGCCGCCGCCGCACGAGCCAGGAAGCCGCGGCGGCCTGA
- a CDS encoding 2OG-Fe dioxygenase family protein, whose protein sequence is MSSSYASGVEEICESLSSRSFDLRSGEKVKELLLQRSETALDDLEAFRESWGRMPLDGYMADGGRYRRRRHATLSAPRAGNDYRVEAHQPHYQGLDYNTLNGGVARHYEPFEDASLHGATMNSLVTLGCDIFGRLAPYSAWHIEAHQFRIEVDGEEVGLPTPEGVHRDGVTFVLMAMIGRSNATGGESTVFNLDKQPVEKFELTDPLDLALVNDERVYHGVSPIERIDSSVPASRDVLVVTYRHKP, encoded by the coding sequence ATGTCTTCGTCGTACGCGTCCGGAGTAGAGGAAATATGCGAGTCCCTTTCCTCCCGGAGCTTTGACCTCCGCTCCGGCGAGAAGGTCAAGGAGCTTCTCCTCCAGCGGTCCGAGACCGCGCTCGACGACCTGGAGGCCTTCCGCGAGAGCTGGGGCCGGATGCCGCTCGACGGCTACATGGCGGACGGCGGGCGCTACCGCCGCCGCCGGCACGCCACGCTCAGCGCGCCCCGCGCCGGCAACGACTACCGCGTCGAGGCCCACCAGCCGCACTACCAGGGGCTCGACTACAACACCCTCAACGGCGGCGTCGCCCGCCACTACGAGCCCTTCGAGGACGCGTCGCTGCACGGCGCCACGATGAACAGCCTGGTCACCCTGGGCTGCGACATCTTCGGCCGGCTCGCCCCGTACTCCGCGTGGCACATCGAGGCCCACCAGTTCCGCATCGAGGTCGACGGCGAGGAGGTCGGTCTGCCGACGCCCGAGGGCGTCCACCGCGACGGCGTCACCTTCGTCCTGATGGCGATGATCGGCCGCTCCAACGCCACCGGCGGCGAGAGCACCGTCTTCAACCTGGACAAGCAGCCGGTGGAGAAGTTCGAGCTCACCGACCCCCTCGACCTGGCGCTCGTCAACGACGAGCGGGTCTACCACGGCGTCTCGCCGATCGAGCGGATCGATTCCTCGGTCCCGGCCTCGCGCGACGTGCTGGTCGTGACCTACCGTCACAAGCCCTGA
- a CDS encoding SDR family NAD(P)-dependent oxidoreductase → MELRRGELPARFDEYAVLITGAARGIGAATARRLAAEGARVLVTDIDEDEAARTAAELPGAVALRCDVGDRDSVEAAVAYAVETFGGLDVLVNNALAPVAPDRDRFEDEPDGGWAGQLDVTLMGAVRCSRAALPHLAAADGRGAIVMIGSVNAEADFGSHAYSAAKAGLTSLTRTLAGDAAPRGVRVNQINPGTIATTGWVGREADLALLADRVYPLGRVGTPEDVAAAVAFLASRDASWITGTVLRVDGGLLAVNTHFAEVLAD, encoded by the coding sequence ATGGAACTTCGACGCGGTGAACTCCCGGCACGTTTCGACGAATACGCGGTACTGATCACGGGCGCGGCGCGCGGCATCGGCGCGGCCACCGCGCGACGGCTCGCGGCCGAGGGCGCGCGGGTGCTGGTCACGGACATCGACGAGGACGAGGCCGCGCGGACCGCCGCCGAGCTGCCCGGGGCGGTGGCCCTGCGCTGCGACGTCGGCGACCGGGACTCGGTGGAGGCGGCCGTCGCGTACGCGGTGGAGACCTTCGGCGGCCTCGACGTCCTCGTCAACAACGCCCTCGCCCCCGTCGCCCCCGACCGCGACCGCTTCGAGGACGAGCCGGACGGGGGCTGGGCGGGCCAGCTCGACGTGACGCTGATGGGCGCGGTCCGCTGCTCCCGGGCGGCGCTGCCGCACCTCGCGGCGGCCGACGGGCGCGGGGCGATCGTCATGATCGGCTCGGTCAACGCCGAGGCGGACTTCGGCAGCCACGCCTACAGCGCGGCCAAGGCGGGCCTCACCTCGCTGACCCGGACGCTGGCGGGCGACGCGGCGCCGCGCGGTGTCCGCGTCAACCAGATCAACCCGGGGACGATCGCGACGACGGGCTGGGTGGGCCGGGAGGCCGACCTCGCCCTCCTGGCGGACCGGGTCTACCCGCTGGGCCGCGTCGGCACGCCGGAGGACGTGGCCGCCGCCGTCGCGTTCCTCGCCTCGCGGGACGCGTCCTGGATCACGGGCACGGTCCTGCGGGTCGACGGCGGCCTGCTGGCGGTGAACACGCACTTCGCGGAGGTCCTGGCGGACTGA
- a CDS encoding ArsR/SmtB family transcription factor: MRAAAPTDRVALRIASSRLWEIYGSIGLLAAHRGLVPWPYAHWAKAARRSLSRSEVTIPGWLVHLFRTGGGSLPPFLLAVPAEDGPDLSEELATLATVCPSRVRAELEQRFPQGVPAEVRPLYADPAARVAELRAFLPRYWQTALAPYAAALRAATEEDVLRRARTLATEGPEAVLDAVGGIAVPGGVAVPGVMAVSGVSRLVLVPLLFGRGAPFFTSAPDGSEAALSYPVEGSAALVGEAPAERRADAPVRGDRLEILLGRSRAGVVRALVTPTTTSDLATALGLAPSTVSQHLTALVAAGVVRRHRAGVRVLYELDRPGAVLLRHLDHTRGAPAVR; this comes from the coding sequence GTGCGGGCCGCGGCGCCGACCGACCGCGTGGCGCTGCGGATCGCGAGCAGCCGCCTCTGGGAGATCTACGGCAGCATCGGGCTGCTCGCCGCGCACCGGGGCCTCGTGCCCTGGCCGTACGCGCACTGGGCCAAGGCCGCACGCCGTTCGCTGAGCCGCTCCGAGGTGACCATCCCGGGCTGGCTCGTCCACCTCTTCCGGACCGGCGGCGGGAGCCTTCCGCCGTTCCTCCTCGCCGTCCCGGCCGAGGACGGACCGGACCTGAGCGAGGAGCTCGCGACCCTGGCGACGGTCTGCCCGTCCCGGGTCCGCGCCGAGCTCGAACAGCGCTTCCCGCAGGGCGTGCCCGCCGAGGTCCGCCCGCTGTACGCGGACCCCGCGGCGCGCGTCGCCGAGCTCCGCGCCTTCCTGCCGCGGTACTGGCAGACCGCGCTGGCCCCGTACGCGGCGGCCCTGCGGGCGGCGACGGAGGAGGACGTCCTGCGCCGCGCCCGCACGCTCGCCACCGAGGGGCCGGAGGCGGTGCTGGACGCGGTGGGCGGGATCGCGGTGCCCGGCGGGGTCGCGGTGCCCGGCGTGATGGCCGTGTCGGGCGTCTCCCGACTCGTCCTCGTACCCCTGCTGTTCGGCCGGGGCGCACCCTTCTTCACCTCGGCCCCGGACGGCTCCGAGGCCGCCCTGTCCTACCCGGTCGAAGGGTCCGCCGCCCTCGTCGGGGAAGCGCCGGCCGAGCGGCGCGCCGACGCGCCCGTGCGCGGCGACCGGCTGGAGATCCTCCTCGGCCGCAGCCGGGCCGGTGTCGTCCGGGCCCTCGTGACGCCCACGACCACCTCGGACCTCGCGACGGCCCTCGGCCTCGCCCCGAGCACCGTCTCCCAGCACCTCACGGCGCTGGTGGCCGCGGGCGTGGTGCGCCGGCACAGGGCGGGCGTGCGCGTGCTCTACGAACTGGACCGCCCGGGCGCGGTGCTGCTGAGGCATCTGGACCACACGCGCGGGGCGCCGGCGGTCCGGTGA
- a CDS encoding LysE family translocator gives MGQLIAVAVITVLAVISPGADFAMTVRNSYLYGRTAGVLAAVGIALGVLVHVTYTMLGVGLLVSRSPMLFTAMKLIGAAYLVYIGYKTFVTKTQVDIDLSGDGGLSKAGALRTGFLTNALNPKTMLFVLSTYTQVVSADTPVFQQVGYGLFMSFAHLVWFALAALLFSNQSLRARLLQRQSVLNKVIGTVLVGLGMVLALTPTMA, from the coding sequence ATGGGTCAGCTCATCGCCGTGGCGGTCATCACAGTTCTGGCTGTCATCAGCCCCGGAGCGGACTTCGCGATGACCGTCCGCAACAGTTACCTGTACGGGCGCACCGCGGGCGTTCTCGCCGCCGTCGGAATTGCCCTCGGTGTTCTCGTCCACGTCACCTACACGATGCTGGGCGTGGGACTTCTGGTTTCCCGGAGTCCGATGCTTTTCACCGCGATGAAACTGATCGGCGCCGCGTATCTCGTGTACATCGGGTACAAGACGTTCGTCACCAAGACCCAGGTGGACATCGATCTGTCGGGCGACGGCGGCCTTTCGAAGGCGGGCGCGCTGCGCACCGGATTCCTGACGAACGCGCTCAACCCGAAGACGATGCTGTTCGTGCTGAGCACGTACACCCAGGTCGTCAGCGCCGACACCCCCGTCTTCCAGCAGGTCGGCTACGGCCTCTTCATGTCGTTCGCCCACCTGGTCTGGTTCGCCCTGGCCGCGCTCCTCTTCTCCAACCAGAGCCTGCGGGCCCGCCTGCTGCAGCGTCAGAGCGTGCTCAACAAGGTCATCGGCACCGTGCTCGTCGGTCTGGGGATGGTGCTCGCGCTGACGCCCACCATGGCGTGA
- a CDS encoding energy-coupling factor ABC transporter ATP-binding protein, which produces MTFPPSLEVSGLAYAYPDGHQALFGVDLTVGRGERVALLGPNGAGKTTLVLHLNGILTGGAGTVTVAGLPVGKKHLAEIRRKVGIVFQDPDDQLFMPTVREDVAFGPAAAGVRGAELEAVVRKALDRVGMAEYADRPPHHLSFGQRRRVAVATVLAMEPEILVLDEPSSNLDPASRRELADILRSLDVTVLMVTHDLPYALELCPRAVILSEGVIAADGRTGEILADTELMARHRLELPFGFVPSSVA; this is translated from the coding sequence ATGACCTTTCCCCCCTCCCTTGAGGTGTCCGGTCTCGCGTACGCGTACCCCGACGGCCACCAGGCCCTCTTCGGCGTGGACCTGACCGTCGGGCGCGGCGAGCGGGTCGCCCTCCTCGGCCCCAACGGCGCCGGGAAGACCACCCTCGTCCTCCACCTCAACGGCATCCTCACCGGCGGCGCGGGCACGGTCACCGTCGCCGGGCTCCCGGTCGGGAAGAAGCACCTCGCCGAGATCCGGCGCAAGGTCGGCATCGTCTTCCAGGACCCCGACGACCAGCTCTTCATGCCGACCGTCCGCGAGGACGTGGCCTTCGGACCGGCGGCGGCGGGCGTCCGGGGCGCCGAGCTGGAGGCCGTCGTGCGGAAGGCCCTCGACCGGGTCGGCATGGCCGAGTACGCGGACCGGCCGCCGCACCACCTCTCCTTCGGGCAGCGCCGCCGGGTCGCCGTGGCCACCGTCCTCGCCATGGAGCCGGAGATCCTCGTCCTCGACGAGCCGTCCTCCAACCTGGACCCGGCCTCGCGCCGCGAGCTCGCCGACATCCTCCGCTCCCTGGACGTCACCGTCCTCATGGTCACCCACGACCTGCCGTACGCCCTGGAACTCTGCCCGCGCGCGGTGATCCTCAGCGAGGGCGTCATCGCCGCCGACGGGCGGACCGGCGAGATCCTCGCGGACACGGAGCTGATGGCCCGGCACCGCCTGGAGCTGCCGTTCGGCTTTGTACCGAGCTCGGTGGCCTGA
- a CDS encoding YbaK/EbsC family protein, with protein sequence MSQETYEKLVALLDERGAAYRVIEHAPEGATEAVSALRGHELAQAAKCIIAMVKIGKKEKRFALVVVPGDRRIDLAAVKALYGGTYVSFASPEIAEELAGSESGTILPFSFDERLELFVDPDLLTHEEFYFNAARLDRSIALSSADYCSIAEPRLERVSTD encoded by the coding sequence ATGTCCCAGGAAACGTACGAGAAGCTGGTCGCCCTGCTCGACGAGCGCGGTGCCGCCTACCGGGTGATCGAGCACGCGCCCGAGGGTGCCACCGAGGCGGTCAGCGCCCTGCGGGGGCACGAACTCGCCCAGGCGGCCAAGTGCATCATCGCGATGGTCAAGATCGGCAAGAAGGAGAAGCGGTTCGCGCTGGTCGTCGTCCCCGGTGACCGGCGGATCGACCTCGCGGCCGTGAAGGCGCTGTACGGCGGCACCTACGTGTCCTTCGCGTCCCCCGAGATCGCGGAGGAGCTCGCGGGCTCGGAGAGCGGCACGATCCTGCCGTTCTCCTTCGACGAGCGCCTGGAGCTCTTCGTCGACCCGGACCTCCTGACGCACGAGGAGTTCTACTTCAACGCCGCCCGGCTCGACCGCTCGATCGCCCTCTCCAGCGCGGACTACTGCTCGATCGCGGAGCCGCGCCTGGAGCGCGTCTCGACCGACTGA
- a CDS encoding SigE family RNA polymerase sigma factor codes for MQYAIHAAPPWWSRLLARVSGTEHLAVVRELRPRPRTSPYADERPPGLTELYRARRLDMVRLALFLVDDLHTAEDVVQDAFAAVCRAYGTSLDGLRDPGAYLHTAVVNAARSVLRRRRTARGYTPPHQPAGPPVDEGLLLAEEHRAVLDALARLTVRQREVLVLRYWSELTEEQIARTLGLSRGTVKSTASRALDALEKRLEAS; via the coding sequence ATGCAATACGCGATACACGCGGCGCCACCCTGGTGGTCCCGCCTGCTCGCCCGTGTGTCCGGTACCGAGCACCTCGCGGTGGTACGGGAACTCCGCCCCCGCCCCCGGACGTCGCCCTACGCCGACGAGCGGCCGCCCGGCCTGACCGAGCTGTACCGGGCGCGACGGCTCGACATGGTGCGGCTCGCGCTCTTCCTGGTCGACGACCTGCACACCGCCGAGGACGTCGTCCAGGACGCGTTCGCGGCCGTGTGCCGCGCGTACGGCACCTCGCTGGACGGCCTCCGGGACCCGGGGGCGTACCTGCACACCGCCGTGGTCAACGCGGCCCGCTCGGTCCTCCGCCGCCGCCGCACGGCCCGCGGCTACACCCCGCCCCACCAGCCGGCGGGCCCGCCGGTGGACGAGGGCCTCCTCCTCGCGGAGGAACACCGCGCCGTTCTCGACGCACTGGCCCGACTCACCGTCCGCCAGCGTGAGGTACTGGTCCTGCGCTACTGGTCGGAGCTGACCGAGGAGCAGATCGCGCGGACGCTCGGCCTGTCGCGCGGCACGGTGAAGTCCACGGCGAGCCGCGCCCTGGACGCCCTGGAGAAGAGACTGGAGGCGTCCTGA
- a CDS encoding MMPL family transporter has translation MATFLYKLGRSAFRRRRLVALLWVALLAVAGIGAATAPAPTSSSFSIPGTEAQRAFDLLEERFPGANADGATARVVFKAPEGQKMTDPAHKAVVGETVAALKAGSDQIVSVTDPYAVKAVSQDGSTAYVSVSYKVSGMELTDESKKALTQAGHSAQGKGLTVEVGGDALQSMPEQGVSEAIGIVIAGIVLVITFGSLVAAGLPLLTALVGVGIGVSSIAALANVLDLGSTTSTLAMMIGLAVGIDYALFIVSRYRAELADGREKEDAAGHAVGTAGSAVVFAGLTVVIALVGLAVVNIPMLTKMGFAAAGTVVIAVLVGLTLIPAMLGFAGDKVVGRKQRTGTAKESDKPNGGTRWARFVIRRPLMVLLVGVIGLGAIAVPAASLEMGLPDDGAKPTSTTERRAYDALSDGFGPGFNGPLLVVVDGDKATAEKAVSTIKGLEGWAAVTPATPNKAGDAAMITVVPKDRPSSVATEDLVHDIRESTGDEVLVTGATAMNIDFSQKMNDALVPYLALVVGLAFLLLTVVFRSVLVPLKAALGFLLSVVAALGAVVAVFQWGWLGGLFGVEQTGPIMSMMPIFMVGVVFGLAMDYEVFLVTRMREAYVHGERPGEAIVTGFRHSARVVVAAAVIMIAVFAGFIGMDDQMIKMIGFGLAVAVLFDAFVVRMAIVPAVLALLGHKAWWLPKWLDRVLPSVDVEGEGLAASTSEGTPAKPDLVKA, from the coding sequence GGGTGGCGCTCCTGGCGGTCGCCGGTATCGGCGCCGCCACCGCGCCCGCCCCCACGTCCAGTTCCTTCTCGATCCCCGGCACCGAGGCCCAGCGCGCCTTCGACCTGCTCGAAGAGCGCTTCCCGGGCGCCAACGCCGACGGGGCCACGGCCCGCGTCGTCTTCAAGGCCCCCGAGGGCCAGAAGATGACCGACCCGGCCCACAAGGCCGTCGTCGGGGAGACCGTCGCCGCGCTGAAGGCCGGCTCGGACCAGATCGTCTCGGTCACCGACCCGTACGCGGTGAAGGCCGTCTCGCAGGACGGCTCCACCGCCTACGTCTCCGTCTCCTACAAGGTCAGCGGGATGGAGCTGACCGACGAGAGCAAGAAGGCCCTCACCCAGGCCGGCCACAGCGCGCAGGGCAAGGGCCTGACCGTCGAGGTCGGCGGTGACGCCCTCCAGAGCATGCCCGAGCAGGGCGTCAGCGAGGCCATCGGCATCGTCATCGCCGGCATCGTGCTCGTCATCACCTTCGGCTCGCTGGTCGCCGCCGGACTCCCGCTGCTCACCGCCCTCGTCGGCGTCGGCATCGGCGTCTCCTCGATAGCCGCCCTCGCCAACGTCCTCGACCTGGGCTCCACCACCTCGACCCTCGCGATGATGATCGGCCTCGCGGTCGGCATCGACTACGCCCTCTTCATCGTCTCCCGCTACCGCGCGGAGCTCGCCGACGGGCGCGAGAAGGAGGACGCGGCGGGCCACGCGGTCGGCACGGCGGGCTCGGCGGTCGTCTTCGCCGGACTCACCGTCGTCATCGCCCTGGTCGGCCTGGCCGTCGTCAACATCCCGATGCTGACGAAGATGGGCTTCGCCGCCGCCGGCACGGTCGTCATCGCCGTCCTCGTCGGCCTCACCCTCATCCCCGCGATGCTCGGCTTCGCCGGCGACAAGGTCGTCGGCCGCAAGCAGCGCACGGGCACCGCGAAGGAGAGCGACAAGCCCAACGGCGGTACCCGCTGGGCCCGGTTCGTCATCCGCCGCCCCCTGATGGTGCTGCTCGTCGGCGTCATCGGCCTCGGCGCGATCGCCGTGCCCGCCGCCTCCCTGGAGATGGGCCTGCCGGACGACGGCGCCAAGCCCACCTCCACCACCGAGCGCCGGGCGTACGACGCGCTGTCGGACGGCTTCGGCCCCGGTTTCAACGGCCCGCTGCTCGTCGTCGTCGACGGCGACAAGGCCACCGCCGAGAAGGCGGTCTCCACGATCAAGGGCCTCGAAGGCTGGGCCGCCGTCACCCCGGCGACCCCGAACAAGGCCGGCGACGCCGCGATGATCACGGTGGTCCCGAAGGACCGCCCGTCCTCGGTCGCCACCGAGGACCTGGTCCACGACATCCGGGAGTCCACCGGTGACGAGGTCCTCGTCACCGGCGCCACCGCGATGAACATCGACTTCTCGCAGAAGATGAACGACGCGCTCGTGCCCTACCTGGCACTCGTCGTCGGCCTCGCCTTCCTGCTCCTGACGGTGGTCTTCCGGTCGGTCCTGGTGCCGCTCAAGGCGGCCCTCGGCTTCCTGCTCTCGGTCGTCGCGGCCCTCGGCGCGGTCGTCGCGGTCTTCCAGTGGGGCTGGCTCGGCGGCCTCTTCGGGGTCGAGCAGACCGGCCCGATCATGTCGATGATGCCGATCTTCATGGTGGGTGTCGTCTTCGGTCTCGCGATGGACTACGAGGTCTTCCTCGTGACCCGGATGCGGGAGGCGTACGTGCACGGCGAGCGGCCCGGCGAGGCGATCGTGACCGGCTTCCGGCACAGCGCCCGGGTGGTCGTCGCCGCGGCGGTCATCATGATCGCGGTCTTCGCCGGCTTCATCGGCATGGACGACCAGATGATCAAGATGATCGGCTTCGGCCTGGCCGTCGCGGTCCTCTTCGACGCCTTCGTGGTCCGCATGGCGATCGTCCCGGCCGTGCTCGCGCTCCTCGGCCACAAGGCCTGGTGGCTGCCGAAGTGGCTGGACCGGGTCCTGCCGAGCGTGGACGTGGAGGGCGAGGGTCTCGCCGCGTCGACGAGTGAGGGCACGCCCGCGAAGCCGGACCTCGTCAAGGCCTGA
- a CDS encoding serine hydrolase domain-containing protein → MGAGRTKGRVGRVDVQGTVAAGWEPVRDAFLRNFEQRGERGAAVAVHRDGVKVVDLWAGARDVDGTAPWTGSTAQVVRSATKGVAAAVPLLLHQRGLLDLDAPVATYWPEFKAAGKDRVTVRQLLAHRAGVPVLDRPLTLAEAIDLPTATGAIAAQAPVWEPGTAHGYHAHTFSWLLSGLVHRVTGRTIGRWVAEEITGPLGLDLWIGLPDAEAHRVGRLGPVEEIDPPGGGALKLRPKRSVSEAYKDPDSLTRRAFGVIEPQPDENDPVYRAAELPGSAGVATARALARFYAATLGPVDGADRLFAPATLTLARTEESAGADRVLLVGTRFGLGHMLHGPASPLLGPSSFGHPGRGGSLGFADPESGIAFGYVTNGMRKTVTADPRAQALVRAVRSVVDLT, encoded by the coding sequence ATGGGAGCCGGTCGTACGAAAGGGAGAGTGGGTCGGGTGGACGTCCAGGGCACGGTGGCGGCGGGCTGGGAGCCGGTCAGGGACGCGTTCCTGCGCAATTTCGAGCAGCGCGGCGAGCGCGGGGCGGCCGTCGCCGTCCACCGCGACGGGGTCAAGGTCGTCGACCTGTGGGCGGGTGCCCGAGACGTGGACGGCACGGCCCCGTGGACCGGGTCGACGGCGCAGGTGGTCCGCTCGGCCACGAAGGGTGTCGCCGCCGCCGTCCCCCTGCTCCTGCACCAGCGCGGCCTGCTCGACCTGGACGCCCCCGTCGCCACGTACTGGCCGGAGTTCAAGGCGGCCGGCAAGGACCGCGTGACCGTACGGCAGCTCCTCGCGCACCGGGCCGGGGTCCCCGTCCTGGACCGCCCCCTCACCCTCGCCGAGGCGATCGACCTCCCGACGGCCACTGGCGCGATAGCCGCGCAGGCCCCCGTCTGGGAGCCCGGCACCGCCCACGGCTACCACGCCCACACCTTCAGCTGGCTGCTCTCCGGCCTCGTCCACCGCGTCACCGGGCGCACCATCGGCCGCTGGGTCGCCGAGGAGATCACCGGCCCCCTCGGCCTCGACCTGTGGATCGGGCTGCCGGACGCGGAGGCCCACCGGGTCGGCCGCCTCGGCCCCGTCGAGGAGATCGACCCGCCCGGCGGCGGCGCGCTCAAGCTCCGCCCCAAGCGCTCCGTCAGCGAGGCCTACAAGGACCCGGACTCCCTCACCCGGCGCGCCTTCGGGGTCATCGAGCCCCAGCCCGACGAGAACGACCCCGTCTACCGGGCCGCGGAACTGCCCGGCTCGGCGGGTGTCGCCACCGCCCGCGCGCTCGCCCGCTTCTACGCCGCGACCCTCGGCCCCGTGGACGGCGCCGACCGCCTCTTCGCCCCGGCGACGCTCACCCTGGCCCGTACGGAGGAGTCGGCGGGAGCGGACCGGGTGCTGCTCGTCGGCACCCGCTTCGGGCTCGGCCACATGCTGCACGGACCGGCCTCCCCGCTCCTCGGCCCGTCCTCCTTCGGCCACCCCGGCCGCGGCGGCTCCCTCGGCTTCGCCGACCCGGAGTCCGGGATCGCCTTCGGGTACGTCACCAACGGCATGCGGAAGACGGTCACGGCCGACCCGCGGGCCCAGGCGCTGGTCCGGGCCGTGCGGTCGGTCGTGGACCTGACCTGA
- a CDS encoding SsgA family sporulation/cell division regulator, producing MAAVDEHTDDHAVDDHARGRIISDAPLSRPVPVTLRYDADFSPATVRFGFPGDVEWSFPRTLLETGLRTPTRRGDIEVWPCGRVQTVVEFHRDDGVQVVQFDTAALLRFLRHTYAASTSMTTH from the coding sequence ATGGCCGCGGTAGACGAGCACACAGACGATCACGCAGTCGACGACCACGCCAGGGGACGGATCATCAGCGACGCCCCGCTCTCCCGGCCCGTGCCCGTGACCCTCCGCTACGACGCCGACTTCTCCCCCGCGACCGTCCGCTTCGGCTTCCCCGGCGACGTCGAATGGTCCTTCCCGCGCACGCTCCTGGAGACCGGACTGCGCACGCCCACCCGCCGCGGCGACATCGAGGTGTGGCCCTGCGGCCGGGTGCAGACGGTGGTCGAGTTCCACCGGGACGACGGGGTCCAGGTCGTCCAGTTCGACACGGCCGCCCTGCTCCGCTTCCTCCGGCACACGTACGCCGCCAGTACGTCGATGACGACACACTGA
- the cbiQ gene encoding cobalt ECF transporter T component CbiQ, protein MGTGGGTSRAGGHGGAHKLYRHAHSPVHELPPHTKLAAVLGFVVVVVSTPREAVWAFAGYALLLAVVAAKARVPAGFLLKRLLIEVPFVAFAFLMPFVVPGEQTTVLGVSLSVPGLWGAWNVLAKGTLGVAASVLLASTTELRALLLGLQRLKLPPMLVQIASFMIRYGDVISDEMRRMSVARRSRGFEARGVRHWGILAKSAGALFIRSYERGERVHLAMVSRGYTGTMPVLDDVTATRAQWTYAAALPLTALLICLLGWTTS, encoded by the coding sequence ATGGGAACCGGTGGGGGTACCTCCCGTGCCGGAGGCCACGGGGGAGCCCACAAGCTCTACCGGCACGCGCACTCGCCGGTGCACGAGCTGCCCCCGCACACCAAGCTCGCCGCCGTCCTCGGCTTCGTCGTGGTCGTCGTCTCGACGCCCCGCGAAGCCGTCTGGGCCTTCGCCGGCTACGCCCTGCTCCTCGCGGTCGTGGCGGCGAAGGCCCGCGTCCCGGCCGGCTTTCTGCTGAAGCGACTGCTCATCGAGGTGCCGTTCGTCGCGTTCGCGTTCCTCATGCCCTTCGTCGTGCCCGGCGAGCAGACCACCGTCCTCGGGGTGTCGTTGAGCGTCCCCGGCCTGTGGGGCGCCTGGAACGTCCTCGCCAAGGGCACCCTCGGCGTCGCCGCCTCCGTGCTCCTCGCCTCCACCACGGAGCTCCGCGCCCTGCTCCTCGGCCTCCAGCGGCTGAAGCTCCCCCCGATGCTCGTCCAGATCGCCTCGTTCATGATCCGGTACGGCGACGTCATCTCCGACGAGATGCGCCGCATGTCCGTCGCCCGCCGCTCGCGCGGCTTCGAGGCGCGGGGCGTCCGCCACTGGGGCATCCTCGCGAAGTCCGCGGGCGCGCTCTTCATCCGCTCGTACGAGCGCGGGGAGCGGGTCCACCTCGCCATGGTCAGCCGCGGCTACACGGGCACCATGCCGGTCCTCGACGACGTGACCGCCACCCGCGCCCAGTGGACGTACGCCGCCGCCCTGCCCCTCACCGCACTCCTGATCTGCCTCCTCGGATGGACGACCTCATGA